CGATTGAGAAACCTGTAAATTATTAAGATTAATTTCTCGTGTATTGGCCGAATACCCATTTGGTCCATTCCAAATCCATGTACCTCCCGAAGTAGGGTGTGGTCCAAATTTAACCGCACTTCCTTCATTTACAGTTGCCACATTTACTTGTTGCCAGGCTTCTCCATCAATTTGAGTATAACCTTCTAGAACTGTTGCTATACAAGAAGATCCATCTGAGGGATCGGTATAATTAGGGGCGCCATTTTGATTTTGACTTTCTGTAATTGAAGCAACCATGTTATTTAAATAAACCTCCACATTAGTGTAAATGGCACTTAAAGTGTAGGCAGAACCATCTGAAGCATTATTACTATCTAATCCATTGGCAGCCTCCCAAACGTTTGGCATCCCATCACCATCAGAATCCTCGGGGGCTGAATTAGAGTTGTAATTAGGCCATCCGCCAACATCAGATTGCGTATCAATAATTCCATTTGTACTTCCATTAGACCATTCATAAGTATACGTCCCAGAATTAGTTTCATTCACAATTCTAGCATCTACAGCATCACGTTTAAAACTAGCTCCTGTATGTGCAAGCACTTTGCTAAAAGCTGAAACTGCCGAATGTGTGGTAATATCTCCCGAATCAAATGAGGTTAGTGACTTTAACTCGTTCTTGTTTTTAGTGGATGGGTTGGGGTGAATCCCTTCCCAGTTGTCGGATGTCACAGAAGAACTCCCACACATGTAATTTCCATTTACATAAAACATGCCCCAAACCCCTGCAGCCTGACTATTTGTACCGCCATCGGCGTTTGGTGAAAAAATTCGTTTATTCACATTAGACTTGGTTGCTGGTCCTGGCTTATAGTAATTGTTCACAAAATTATAAGAACCGCCTTCGCCAGCATAACCGCTATTTGACCCCCAGTTATATATAACATTATTTCTAAAATCAACAAGTTCTAAATTTGGTTGATTTGAATATCGACTCCCATTCATTCGTGGGTTTCTACTATCGTGATGTGCTATTAAATTATGATGAAAACTTGCTTTTTTACCACCCCAAATACCTCCGTAGCCATGATTGCCTTTATTATGAACAGAATTTCTTAAACTTTCAGAAAGTATACACCAGTGCATAGTAAAATTTGTATTATCATAAAACGAAGAACACTCGTCGGTACTCCAGCTCAATGAGCAATGATCTATAATAATATTTTTGTTATTTCTACCCCAAAGTGCATCATTAGTTGTTTGTGATTCATCCCCCATTCGACTTCTAATATATCTCATAATGACATTATCTGCGCTTATCATAAAGGAATAATTTTTAAGACAAATTCCATCACCTGGAGCCGATTGTCCTGCAATGGTTATATCGTTATTGTTTATTCTTAAATCGGAATTTAAAGCTATAATACCAGAAACTTTAAACATGACAATTCTTGGTCCAGATGCTTCAATTGCGGCACGTAAACTCCCTGATCCAGAATCATTCAAATTGGTTACGTAAATAACTTGACCACCTCTACCACCAGTGGTAAATCGCCCGAAACCTTCTGCTCCTGGAAAAGCTGGTGCTTGGATATTAACGTTATCATTTACGGTAAACCTTCCTGATTTTACAGCATTAGGTGAGCCGCCTTGAGTAGTAATAGTATAATTAAAAACACCACTTTGTGTTGGTGATCCGCTAAAGGATACCTCTTGATTTGAATTATCGACATCTACTTGAATCCCTGTTGGCAAGCCAGTAACACTAACTGTTGTAGCATTTTCCCAATTATAATAAAAATTAGTAATACTTTCATTTATGCTTATCGTTTGACTTGATGATCCTGCACCATGCTTAATTAGTTCTGCTGGTGCTTGCAACTCTGTAAAATGAAAATGATTTATATTAAATAAGTAACCGCTACCACCTTCAAAAACGAGGTATACATCATGTACTCCTGTTATTAGGTTAACATTTGTTGAAAAATTAGCATAAGTTTGCCAGCCTCCAGTATTCGATATGCTTAGAGCTCCTATAACCGTACCAGAAGTAGGATTATCTATTACCACCTTAATGTTACCAGAGTTAGTGGTCGCAGCTCTTGCATTAAAAAGGGCAGCGCCATTTCCAAAATCAACATTAGAAAAACCCAACCAATCTCCTGTTTGAATAAACCCAACATTTTCTCCGCCTTCACCCGAATTTTCGGTTGCAATACCATACTGAGAGCTGAAACTCTCTGCTTCAATAGTATTATAAGCGCTCCTAGAAGGAACAGTGGCTGCTGGATTCCAATTATCTTGACCAGCCAAGACAATTTCTGATTCATACTGTGCCGCTTCGTTTTGTCCGTTTATAGATCTCAACCCAGCCCAATTGGCTCTACCACTCATATTTGCTCCAGGCCCTGTATTCATCCATTCGTATAGATGAAGTTCTGTACTGGTATCGGCATAAGTCATATTCCATTTATCCCCCCAGCCTAAAGGATCTATTTGAGAAGGCATATTACAATACAACCAGGCTACTTTAGGATATTCGTGCCAAGGTCGTCCAAATTTAATTAAAGCACCATCATCTCCATTTCTCGGACTATTATTTTGATATGTTAAGTTACACTTATAAAAAACGAAACCATAATCTTGGTTAATGGTAGAAGAAGGTGCTGTTATCCATGCACCACCATAACTTCGTATTTCACATTCATTAAAATAACCGATACCTCGACCATAAATATAATCTGTACGACCTAGAATCATACATGATTCAAAATACGCACGTGACGTTTCTGCCATCCAAAAGTATATAGTATCTTGATATCCCGTAATATCACAATTAACGAAAACATTACGATCGGCTTGTAACGTTAATGCCTGCGCTTGCCCTACAGGGCCTGCAGTATTGGCTATGGTTAAATTTTCAGCTCTAAAATCATTCGCTTTAATGGTTAATGTAGCGGCAGTGCGAACTAAATCACTATTACTGGCCCAAAGTGCTACTTTATGGTCTGGACACATGCCATCGCCACCATCATTACAATTATAAGTATCGTAAGAAATTATAGTTTGCGACCTGCTCTCACCGATTAAAGTGATGTTAGTTTTGTTTGCTGGAACAATTAATTTTTCATTATTATAATGACCATTTTTTAAATATATGGTTGTTGGTGTTCCTGCAGGAACAGCATTTATCGCGGCTTGGATTGAAGTATAATCTCCCGTTCCGTTAAGGTCAACAACAATATCTGGGGTAAAGTTCTGAGACATGCCCTGATAACTAGACTATAACCCTAGAATAAAAAGGATTAATACGTTTAAATTTTTCATAAGATGTTTAATTTAACTATCATTAATTATTTGTTTACACTGTATTAATCCCTGATTCAATTTGGTTTAAAAATAAGGTTAATACATACTATTTCTCATTTTTGATTTACACAAAATGGTTGATGTAATATTCTTGTTTTTAGAATAAGTTTAATTTGTTTTTAGACAATCGTATAAAATACCAACAATTATGGCACAAAAAACTTAATTGATTTCACTCCTAATTTTGATTCAATTCTTCCTATATAAATTCCTGTAGTATTTGGTGCTTTTACCATTAAAGTACTTGAAACATTTTGAGATTTATGCATAACTCTGCCTGTTAAATCATAAATAGTTACAAGGCTATTTATAGGTAGGTTTTTTATATTAATTAAATCATCTTTAAGAACCCATTGTATTTTGTTAGAATCTAAATCATCAATAGAAAGCGAAAGCGGAGTTGCAACTCCGTGTATATTGACATCAGCAAGACAAATTGTCTTTCCCGTAGCTTCTCCACTATACCAAGGGTAAACACGTAATTTAAGAGTTTCACCATAAGATCTGCGTGTACATACCAACAAAAGATTGATCAAGAGCTAAAGCTGGACCATCAAGAACATAACTTTTATCAGTCGATAATTCCCACAAAAGATTAACCTCTGTTCCACCTGTTAATTCAATAAAATTTGATTTAAGTGGAATTTCCTTTGTTATTATACCATTAGTTGCTGTAAGCGTTCCGTTTTTGCTTCCACCGGTGGATTGTGAAACTGAAACATAGAATTTTTTAAACTCCAGATTTCCATTAGAATAATTCAAAGTTATACTTGAAGAAAATGAATCAGATTTACTAGGTGCAATTAAGAAACCATCGCTAACTGAAAGTGTAAAATCTCCATCGGAAGGATCTAAATCAAATCCTGTTATAGTAACTTCCTTAGTCAAAGTTTGTCCAGAATACGCATCTCCAAAGTCACATATGGTAGGATTAATGAGTAAGTCTGTTGCCGTATTAATATATGACGCTAAAATATTTTGGTTGGTCATGTCTTGAGCACATAATCGAGCTATTAATGTAGCGCCAAGAGCTGAAGGGTGGGTGGAATCAGAAGACACAAAAAGTTGTGTTGTACTAGCGGCATCTCCATAAGATTCTAGCAACCCCTTTGTTAAGGTTGTTAAATCGATAAGTTGAACATTTTTTGCAACAGCCACTTCCTTCATAGCAAAGCTATAATCATAAGAATGATCGGATTCTGGCATACTAAAGTTTTCACCCAAATCATGTCGCCCCTTTCTGGTAATGGTTCCACCGCTAAAATATTTTCTACAAATGGCTGTAGCTAAAATAGGAGTGGCTCCTAAGGCTCGGGTCTCATCGATATATTTTATAAGATATTCTTTGTAAGTACCTTGAGCTGAAGTTCCTCTATAATCTGTTCCGTTTAATGGGTTGTTAGGATCAGTTCCCCCGTCTAAACCACCATTTTTCTCATCGTTATGGGCAAATTGAATAATCACGTAATCGCCTGAACTAATCTGTTTTTTTACAGTTGTCCAATAAGGGGCTTCCAAGTAAAAACTTTTACTACTTGATCCACTTTTCGCACGATTATTAACCACTACATCAGAAGTAAAAAATTGCTGAAACATCATCCCCCAACCTCTTATATCAGAAGTGTTCTCATCATAATTGGCCATGGTAGAATCGCCAATCGTATGTAATGTAATTTGAGCCGTTGCACCATGTATATTACAAAAAGCAACAAAAGCACCAATAAGCATTTTGTAAGCTAACTTTCTCATTTTTATTTAGTTTAGTTTATTTAGGCAGGAAAATCCTGAGCACATCCGAAGACTTGCCCAGGATTAATTAAGCCAAAGGAAACGTGGTTAGTATCTCCTTACTTTTTAC
This genomic interval from Tamlana carrageenivorans contains the following:
- a CDS encoding rhamnogalacturonan acetylesterase, whose product is MRKLAYKMLIGAFVAFCNIHGATAQITLHTIGDSTMANYDENTSDIRGWGMMFQQFFTSDVVVNNRAKSGSSSKSFYLEAPYWTTVKKQISSGDYVIIQFAHNDEKNGGLDGGTDPNNPLNGTDYRGTSAQGTYKEYLIKYIDETRALGATPILATAICRKYFSGGTITRKGRHDLGENFSMPESDHSYDYSFAMKEVAVAKNVQLIDLTTLTKGLLESYGDAASTTQLFVSSDSTHPSALGATLIARLCAQDMTNQNILASYINTATDLLINPTICDFGDAYSGQTLTKEVTITGFDLDPSDGDFTLSVSDGFLIAPSKSDSFSSSITLNYSNGNLEFKKFYVSVSQSTGGSKNGTLTATNGIITKEIPLKSNFIELTGGTEVNLLWELSTDKSYVLDGPALALDQSFVGMYTQILW
- a CDS encoding T9SS type A sorting domain-containing protein, with amino-acid sequence MLVCTRRSYGETLKLRVYPWYSGEATGKTICLADVNIHGVATPLSLSIDDLDSNKIQWVLKDDLINIKNLPINSLVTIYDLTGRVMHKSQNVSSTLMVKAPNTTGIYIGRIESKLGVKSIKFFVP
- a CDS encoding pectinesterase family protein encodes the protein MSQNFTPDIVVDLNGTGDYTSIQAAINAVPAGTPTTIYLKNGHYNNEKLIVPANKTNITLIGESRSQTIISYDTYNCNDGGDGMCPDHKVALWASNSDLVRTAATLTIKANDFRAENLTIANTAGPVGQAQALTLQADRNVFVNCDITGYQDTIYFWMAETSRAYFESCMILGRTDYIYGRGIGYFNECEIRSYGGAWITAPSSTINQDYGFVFYKCNLTYQNNSPRNGDDGALIKFGRPWHEYPKVAWLYCNMPSQIDPLGWGDKWNMTYADTSTELHLYEWMNTGPGANMSGRANWAGLRSINGQNEAAQYESEIVLAGQDNWNPAATVPSRSAYNTIEAESFSSQYGIATENSGEGGENVGFIQTGDWLGFSNVDFGNGAALFNARAATTNSGNIKVVIDNPTSGTVIGALSISNTGGWQTYANFSTNVNLITGVHDVYLVFEGGSGYLFNINHFHFTELQAPAELIKHGAGSSSQTISINESITNFYYNWENATTVSVTGLPTGIQVDVDNSNQEVSFSGSPTQSGVFNYTITTQGGSPNAVKSGRFTVNDNVNIQAPAFPGAEGFGRFTTGGRGGQVIYVTNLNDSGSGSLRAAIEASGPRIVMFKVSGIIALNSDLRINNNDITIAGQSAPGDGICLKNYSFMISADNVIMRYIRSRMGDESQTTNDALWGRNNKNIIIDHCSLSWSTDECSSFYDNTNFTMHWCILSESLRNSVHNKGNHGYGGIWGGKKASFHHNLIAHHDSRNPRMNGSRYSNQPNLELVDFRNNVIYNWGSNSGYAGEGGSYNFVNNYYKPGPATKSNVNKRIFSPNADGGTNSQAAGVWGMFYVNGNYMCGSSSVTSDNWEGIHPNPSTKNKNELKSLTSFDSGDITTHSAVSAFSKVLAHTGASFKRDAVDARIVNETNSGTYTYEWSNGSTNGIIDTQSDVGGWPNYNSNSAPEDSDGDGMPNVWEAANGLDSNNASDGSAYTLSAIYTNVEVYLNNMVASITESQNQNGAPNYTDPSDGSSCIATVLEGYTQIDGEAWQQVNVATVNEGSAVKFGPHPTSGGTWIWNGPNGYSANTREINLNNLQVSQSGTYTAVYTNDCGTQSTEDFIINVLEPVSEISINENTTGFCFVEGTIDSNHIGFQGDGFMNSTNEIGAGIEWLITTPNAGEYILRWRYANGSDASRGAQVMVDGNIVETTDFSVTDSWTSWAENSSATVSVPFSAGVHTIRLEALTESGLANIDKMEVEGYNPQATICTNLSSAYKNSSSGSKAQSQMDDLDENETIQPKFYPNPVAGILNVEAQSGSVSIYNIMGQKVFENKNFIKKLEINFSEFNSGLYLVILTTDQKQISQRIIKN